The following proteins are encoded in a genomic region of Triticum dicoccoides isolate Atlit2015 ecotype Zavitan chromosome 1B, WEW_v2.0, whole genome shotgun sequence:
- the LOC119314298 gene encoding two-component response regulator ORR42-like gives MASSLRALLVEDTAVQRMVVSAMLRNQFHCEMTLAKNGKEAVDMFLEGNTFDIVFCDRDMPIMTGPEAVVKIRAMGATDVKIVGLSDDDNAMEAFMSAGADDFVPKPVRPETVGPMIQEVINKKLEQLATLA, from the exons ATGGCATCCTCCCTGAGGGCATTGCTTGTTGAGGACACGGCAGTTCAACGCATGGTTGTCTCCGCGATGCTGCGCAATCAGTTTCACTGCGAGATGACTCTGGCGAAGAACGGGAAAGAAGCTGTTGACATGTTCCTCGAGGGCAACACGTTCGACATAGTTTTTTGTGATAGGGACATGCCCATAATGACCGGCCCGGAG GCAGTTGTGAAGATCCGTGCTATGGGAGCCACTGATGTGAAGATCGTCGGGCTGTCTGATGATGATAACGCCATGGAGGCGTTCATGAGTGCCGGTGCCGATGATTTTGTGCCCAAACCAGTGAGGCCTGAGACTGTCGGGCCTATGATTCAGGAGGTCATCAATAAGAAGCTAGAACAGTTAGCGACGCTTGCTTGA
- the LOC119349872 gene encoding pathogenesis-related protein PRB1-3-like, whose product MAPGGLVLLGLLLLVLVDALAAVHIDIAAALFHSHDHLGGNKQHKDKSSSSSSLPSWPDGNAATYLPPKQKEKASPSWPDANAADFFAEAAKKGLRSFTGGRGGYKTMTTEFLDAHNRVRAKYGVPPLRWSNKLARYARRWSDARRFDCVMMHSVGSPYGENVFWGTGWDWKAVEAVGDWASESSFYDWRAQACHPGQVCEHFTQIVWRTTKYVGCGRAECLAGGVFITCSYDPPGNWKGEVPLT is encoded by the coding sequence ATGGCGCCCGGCGGGCTTGTGCTCCTCGGCCTCCTTCTCCTAGTGCTAGTGGACGCGCTTGCCGCCGTCCACATCGACATCGCGGCCGCCCTCTTCCACTCGCACGACCACCTCGGCGGCAACAAGCAGCACAAGGacaagtcttcttcttcctcctccttgcctTCATGGCCGGACGGCAACGCCGCGACCTACCTTCCGCCGAAGCAGAAGGAGAAGGCTTCTCCTTCTTGGCCAGACGCTAACGCCGCGGATTTCTTCGCGGAGGCGGCCAAGAAGGGGCTGCGGTCCTTCACCGGCGGGCGGGGCGGGTACAAGACGATGACGACGGAGTTCCTGGACGCGCACAACCGGGTGCGGGCCAAGTACGGCGTGCCGCCGCTGCGGTGGAGCAATAAGCTGGCGCGGTACGCGCGGCGGTGGTCGGACGCGCGGCGGTTCGACTGCGTGATGATGCACTCGGTGGGTTCACCCTACGGCGAGAACGTGTTCTGGGGCACCGGGTGGGACTGGAAGGCCGTGGAGGCCGTGGGCGACTGGGCCAGCGAGTCCTCCTTCTACGACTGGCGGGCGCAGGCCTGCCACCCGGGCCAGGTCTGCGAGCACTTCACCCAGATCGTCTGGCGGACCACCAAGTACGTCGGCTGCGGCCGGGCCGAGTGCCTCGCCGGCGGCGTCTTCATCACCTGCTCCTACGACCCGCCCGGGAACTGGAAGGGAGAGGTGCCGCTCacctaa
- the LOC119349871 gene encoding UDP-glucose 4-epimerase 1-like yields MVSAVLRTILVTGGAGYIGSHTVLQLLLQGFRVLVVDSLDNASEEAIRRVRQLANAPQNSLDFRKVDLRDKEALDEIFSTQRFEAVIHFAGLKAVGESVQKPLLYYDNNLIGTITLLQVMAAHGCNKLVFSSSATVYGWPKEVPCTEEFPLSATNPYGRTKLVIEDICRDLQRSDPDWKIILLRYFNPVGAHPSGYIGEDPLGVPNNLMPYVQQVAVGRRPALTVYGTDYNTKDGTGVRDYIHVVDLADGHIAALRKLYEDSDRIGCEVYNLGTGKGTSVLEMVAAFEKACGKKIPLVYAGRRAGDAETVYAATAKAEKELKWKAKYGVEEMCRDLWNWASKNPYGYGSSDNGH; encoded by the exons atggtgtcTGCGGTGCTTCGGACGATCCTGGTGACGGGCGGCGCGGGGTACATCGGCAGCCACACGGTGCTGCAGCTGCTGCTCCAGGGCTTCCGCGTCCTCGTCGTCGACAGCCTCGACAACGCCTCCGAGGAGGCCATCCGCCGCGTCCGGCAACTCGCCAACGCCCCGCAAAACAGCCTCGACTTCCGCAAG GTGGACCTTCGTGACAAGGAGGCGCTGGACGAAATCTTCTCGACCCAAAG GTTCGAGGCTGTGATCCACTTTGCCGGGCTGAAAGCCGTGGGGGAGAGCGTGCAGAAGCCCCTGCTTTACTACGACAACAACCTCATCGGCACCATCACCCTCCTCCAAGTCATGGCAGCACATGGCTGCAACAAG CTTGTGTTCTCATCATCAGCCACTGTCTACGGGTGGCCCAAGGAGGTGCCCTGCACCGAGGAGTTCCCGCTCTCCGCGACCAACCCTTACGGCCGAACTAAG CTTGTCATTGAAGACATCTGCCGCGACCTCCAGCGCTCGGACCCCGACTGGAAGATCATCCTGCTGAGGTACTTCAACCCGGTCGGCGCGCACCCGAGTGGCTACATCGGGGAAGACCCCCTCGGAGTCCCCAACAACCTGATGCCCTATGTCCAGCAAGTCGCTGTCGGGAGGCGGCCCGCGCTGACGGTTTATGGGACCGACTACAACACCAAGGATGGAACAGGG GTACGTGACTACATCCATGTTGTTGACCTGGCTGACGGCCACATCGCCGCCCTGAGGAAGCTCTACGAAGATTCTGACAGAATAG GGTGCGAGGTGTACAATCTGGGCACTGGAAAGGGGACGTCCGTGCTGGAAATGGTTGCTGCATTCGAGAAGGCTTGCGGAAAG AAAATCCCTCTGGTTTATGCTGGAAGAAGAGCTGGAGATGCCGAGACGGTGTACGCTGCCACTGCCAAAGCTGAGAAGGAGCTCAAGTGGAA GGCCAAGTATGGGGTGGAGGAGATGTGCAGAGACCTGTGGAACTGGGCCAGCAAGAACCCCTACGGCTACGGATCCAGCGACAACGGCCACTGA